One segment of Stomatobaculum sp. F0698 DNA contains the following:
- the rsmA gene encoding 16S rRNA (adenine(1518)-N(6)/adenine(1519)-N(6))-dimethyltransferase RsmA, translating to MADLGRAENTIALLKRHEEFRFQKKFGQNFLIDSHVLERIADAAQISEADAVLEIGPGIGTLTQRLAERAGKVLAVEIDRGLIPILAESLAEYDNVEVIQGDILEQDLNDLSKRLGGKRIKVVANLPYYITTPILMKLLESGLPIENITVMVQKEVAERMQASPGGKDYGSLSLAVQYYAAAEIVANVPPHCFLPRPKVGSAVICLRTYAEKPVQTEDEAFLFRIIRASFNQRRKTLVNGLKNAGFSREKVNEALLSLGLPETVRGEVLSLAQFAALAELLRA from the coding sequence ATGGCAGATCTCGGCAGAGCGGAAAACACCATAGCGCTCTTAAAGCGCCACGAGGAATTTCGCTTTCAAAAGAAGTTCGGGCAGAATTTTTTGATCGACAGCCATGTCTTGGAGCGAATTGCCGATGCGGCGCAGATTTCCGAGGCGGACGCTGTGCTGGAGATAGGCCCCGGCATCGGGACCCTGACCCAGAGGCTCGCGGAGCGGGCGGGAAAGGTGCTTGCGGTGGAGATAGACCGCGGTTTGATTCCGATTCTCGCGGAGAGTCTCGCGGAGTACGACAATGTGGAAGTGATTCAGGGCGATATCCTGGAACAGGACCTGAACGATTTGTCAAAAAGACTCGGCGGGAAGCGAATCAAGGTGGTTGCAAATCTCCCTTACTACATCACAACGCCGATATTGATGAAGCTCCTGGAGAGCGGACTCCCGATTGAGAACATCACCGTTATGGTGCAAAAGGAAGTGGCGGAGCGCATGCAGGCTTCGCCGGGCGGAAAGGACTACGGCTCGCTCTCGCTCGCGGTGCAGTATTATGCTGCGGCCGAGATTGTGGCGAATGTGCCGCCCCACTGTTTTCTCCCGAGACCCAAGGTCGGTTCTGCGGTCATCTGCCTCAGGACCTATGCGGAGAAACCGGTGCAGACCGAAGATGAGGCCTTTCTGTTTCGCATCATCCGGGCCTCGTTCAATCAGAGAAGAAAAACTTTGGTGAACGGACTCAAGAACGCGGGCTTCTCGCGGGAGAAGGTAAACGAGGCGCTTTTGTCGCTCGGACTCCCGGAGACGGTGCGCGGCGAGGTGCTCTCGCTTGCACAGTTTGCGGCCTTGGCAGAGTTATTGCGGGCATAA